The Klebsiella sp. RIT-PI-d genome includes a region encoding these proteins:
- a CDS encoding type II and III secretion system protein, protein MKLKTGILLLALLIQGCISDFDEKYDTDKNIKEHTSDASTLDSEKSKPYTKYDSAFLGKKVQYNVEQQKIMAKHVKISSYEPTSLSTIMDAVSAQTGISFRINSSAVSNKKVVDDDSWNSPHTVQFDGSFEGFINYISSLYDVSATLDSNNILKINVFDTYVIRLDFYGENNKSETTLDLSGNEATSSGGLTGKSETKFESSFWDDVEDMAQNYVTSGNYTLFKDSSILMINSRPSEHEALSRALDKYKADNSRQFILTYRIYILDKTKENQLTAGLDTKFIDAHNTIDINSSLFNNLAGGISAGWKNSRIDVNTGLDVLYKLTGSESLQSGSFITRNNMPVPVNMTQSQYYVSSRTRTTDDNGEVNVDVETSEIVTGTSFIITPRILSDGRIEVVSGFTKRFLNSIDEYDDVQLPNVSTTESFNSSIIKPGDLLVVGKYEVKDTKDGLQYEVLGVDKGNNEGVSTVLMVVGVDYYRQPMTSRDE, encoded by the coding sequence ATGAAATTGAAAACAGGTATATTGTTGTTGGCGCTTCTTATTCAAGGCTGCATAAGTGATTTCGACGAAAAATATGACACTGATAAAAATATTAAAGAGCATACGTCTGATGCGTCTACATTAGATTCAGAGAAGAGTAAGCCATATACAAAATATGATTCCGCATTTTTAGGCAAAAAAGTACAGTATAACGTGGAACAGCAGAAAATAATGGCTAAGCATGTCAAGATTTCATCTTACGAGCCAACATCGCTGTCCACTATCATGGATGCTGTATCTGCGCAAACGGGCATAAGTTTTCGCATCAACTCTTCAGCGGTAAGTAATAAAAAAGTGGTTGATGATGATTCATGGAATAGTCCCCATACGGTACAGTTTGATGGAAGCTTTGAGGGTTTCATCAATTATATCAGCTCGTTATATGATGTCAGTGCTACACTCGATAGCAATAATATCCTGAAAATTAATGTTTTTGATACATATGTTATCCGTCTGGATTTTTATGGAGAGAATAACAAAAGTGAAACCACGCTCGATCTTTCAGGTAATGAGGCAACGTCCAGCGGTGGTTTAACCGGAAAATCTGAAACGAAATTTGAATCCTCGTTTTGGGATGATGTTGAAGATATGGCACAGAACTATGTGACGTCCGGAAACTATACCCTATTTAAAGATTCTTCAATTTTGATGATTAACTCTCGTCCCTCAGAGCATGAAGCACTGAGCCGGGCGCTGGATAAATATAAAGCAGATAATAGCCGCCAGTTTATACTGACATACCGCATTTATATTCTTGATAAAACAAAGGAAAATCAGTTAACCGCGGGGCTTGATACTAAGTTTATAGATGCACATAATACTATTGATATAAATAGTAGCCTGTTCAACAACTTAGCTGGTGGAATTTCTGCCGGATGGAAGAATAGCCGTATTGATGTAAATACTGGCCTTGATGTACTTTATAAACTGACGGGAAGCGAGTCATTGCAAAGTGGCTCTTTCATTACGCGTAATAATATGCCAGTTCCCGTCAATATGACACAGTCTCAGTATTATGTTTCAAGCAGAACCCGTACCACCGATGATAATGGTGAGGTCAATGTAGATGTTGAAACATCAGAAATCGTCACCGGAACCAGTTTTATTATTACACCACGCATTCTTTCTGACGGGCGTATTGAGGTTGTTAGCGGATTTACGAAACGCTTCTTAAATTCAATTGATGAATATGATGATGTGCAATTGCCGAATGTTAGCACGACTGAATCTTTCAACTCTTCAATTATTAAACCAGGCGATTTGCTGGTAGTTGGAAAGTATGAAGTGAAGGATACAAAAGATGGCTTGCAATATGAAGTATTAGGTGTTGATAAAGGTAATAACGAAGGTGTTTCTACAGTGCTTATGGTAGTCGGTGTAGATTATTACCGTCAACCAATGACTTCCCGTGATGAATAG
- a CDS encoding TcpQ domain-containing protein, with translation MMMKSYYFAATFLMVALGGVSLNIQATSQLSTGTVNAINPFSGSMAVSITPHAKELILHENQLLSQEIKAWVAGNGYKLFWNSKKDYLIYNTISITGKTDDDILQSLGEIFASENYGLVVKKYEKNRVIVIDEM, from the coding sequence ATGATGATGAAAAGTTATTATTTCGCGGCTACATTTTTAATGGTCGCGTTAGGTGGGGTAAGTCTTAATATCCAGGCTACATCTCAACTATCTACAGGCACTGTCAACGCCATAAACCCATTTAGCGGAAGCATGGCTGTATCGATCACTCCTCATGCTAAAGAACTAATACTTCACGAAAATCAGTTGTTAAGCCAGGAGATCAAAGCCTGGGTCGCCGGAAATGGTTATAAACTTTTCTGGAACAGTAAGAAAGATTATCTTATTTATAACACTATCAGCATTACAGGAAAAACTGACGACGATATATTACAGTCTCTGGGGGAAATATTTGCTTCCGAAAATTATGGGCTGGTTGTTAAGAAATACGAAAAAAATCGTGTCATAGTCATCGATGAAATGTAA
- a CDS encoding type II secretion system protein: MRRRKDSGFSLLEIIIVLAIIGGILVSYTYYARQKAENAAQQRVANALVAEIKGVINFARESEIALIRGSQSEDEITNPLYDESLSPDPGYDRRITNAIDATDTGSANNYFLWGKSNNSKKQQRYLFLSSKCNITLKSTYAFDKEYLSCFMSSQATNSLAVIDRIGLASGTTTERARDINRIDVIIKFIKNGKNSSYQFADYTPHFTSALEAANISASHAIVLHRNSSTENWKLVVKKKDNKTPVELGTIASNMDAVTQYSSGEFGVRFTFDLNDNTNGSSDSSGGGGGGASCWNSGDVSLCYNKDEGQGEHGEDMVLSLDMTDKSNSNGNAMTGTLKANVVMENTSRRIYLFKRTPGGNLDMDSNDVPLRYTYTDKNGDDFEGDFVMDDDTAKMAFDQNYYYSNYQVYSTRTYDAFELTTPVTSEYHAFRDSGMDVTGRSDYVPDYDDAALTGNTDYGGIRIPVQSCPQVKQSVSLRDGQGNFLLNDTGATKKVEIIRKLYPRLSVSVSSVAAYNLNGILSNDPSNTRNKLDNSAVVSHLAGVATQINFAENNQQYRSGSDGMNTGAHVVYEDSKYLWIISATVGLYDGNTGKGATLVNPPSVGYTVSRWCSTIPQPGTPADVLETYEYK, translated from the coding sequence ATGCGTCGCAGAAAGGATTCGGGGTTTAGCTTACTGGAGATTATTATTGTTCTCGCTATTATTGGCGGGATCTTAGTCAGCTATACTTACTATGCACGCCAAAAAGCCGAAAACGCAGCCCAGCAGAGGGTGGCAAATGCCCTTGTTGCAGAAATAAAAGGCGTTATTAATTTTGCAAGAGAAAGTGAAATAGCGCTAATCAGAGGTTCTCAGAGTGAGGATGAGATAACAAATCCACTCTATGATGAGAGTCTATCCCCCGATCCCGGCTACGATCGTCGTATTACGAATGCCATCGATGCAACAGATACGGGTAGTGCGAATAATTATTTTCTATGGGGTAAAAGCAATAATAGCAAAAAGCAGCAGCGCTATCTTTTTTTAAGTAGCAAATGCAATATTACCTTAAAATCAACCTACGCTTTTGATAAAGAATATCTGTCGTGTTTCATGTCCAGTCAGGCAACCAATTCGCTTGCCGTCATCGATCGTATTGGGCTGGCAAGCGGCACGACCACTGAACGTGCGAGAGACATAAATCGTATTGATGTCATTATAAAATTTATAAAAAATGGCAAGAATAGCAGTTATCAGTTTGCCGACTATACTCCGCATTTTACAAGTGCCCTTGAGGCTGCAAATATTAGTGCATCACATGCCATAGTACTCCATCGTAACTCCTCAACAGAAAACTGGAAGCTGGTCGTTAAGAAAAAGGATAATAAAACGCCCGTTGAACTGGGTACCATAGCCAGTAACATGGATGCAGTCACACAGTATTCCAGTGGAGAGTTTGGCGTACGTTTCACTTTTGATCTTAATGATAATACCAATGGTAGCAGTGATAGTAGCGGTGGCGGAGGCGGCGGTGCATCCTGCTGGAATTCGGGCGATGTCTCGCTGTGCTATAACAAAGATGAAGGGCAGGGTGAACATGGCGAAGATATGGTGCTTTCCCTGGATATGACGGACAAGAGTAACAGCAATGGCAATGCAATGACGGGTACGCTGAAAGCCAATGTTGTTATGGAAAATACGTCCCGTAGAATTTATCTATTCAAGCGTACCCCTGGCGGTAATCTTGATATGGATAGTAATGACGTTCCTTTACGCTATACCTATACCGATAAAAATGGCGATGATTTTGAGGGCGATTTTGTCATGGATGATGACACCGCTAAAATGGCCTTCGATCAAAATTATTATTATAGCAACTATCAGGTTTATTCAACCAGGACATATGACGCATTCGAATTAACAACGCCTGTAACCAGTGAATATCACGCCTTTCGTGACTCCGGCATGGATGTAACTGGTAGAAGTGATTATGTACCTGATTACGATGATGCTGCATTGACAGGAAATACGGACTACGGAGGCATACGTATTCCGGTACAAAGTTGTCCGCAGGTTAAACAATCAGTTTCATTGAGAGATGGACAAGGTAACTTTCTACTAAATGATACAGGCGCAACTAAAAAAGTAGAAATTATTCGTAAATTATATCCGCGCTTAAGCGTATCAGTATCCTCAGTTGCAGCTTATAATTTGAATGGCATACTTTCTAACGATCCATCAAACACGCGTAATAAGTTAGATAATTCTGCGGTAGTTAGTCATCTGGCAGGAGTGGCCACTCAAATTAACTTCGCCGAAAATAATCAGCAATATCGTTCCGGATCGGACGGTATGAATACAGGTGCCCATGTCGTATATGAAGACAGCAAGTATCTTTGGATAATCAGTGCGACCGTTGGATTATACGACGGTAATACAGGAAAGGGGGCAACACTTGTCAACCCACCAAGCGTTGGTTATACCGTCTCACGTTGGTGCAGTACGATCCCCCAGCCTGGTACTCCGGCAGACGTATTAGAGACTTATGAATATAAATAG
- a CDS encoding type IV pilus major pilin encodes MNTLVCNLKGSMARKAVKLQEMRKQRGVTLLEIIIVLGIIGVIAAGVVILAQRAFTTQDLSDIQNNANSIRTSMVEAFKDEGSYPKADTIVGLTKSTISTAASETPIVTLVKLGKISPDESFNGVSNDAFQMGNAKIDTSSSQNKAFVLAVNGLETEECRNLISLMGNQWDYVEALKADAGAGKDITSLDGRDLSVAKSGAVLKSLTSGEIKAADITASGICDGAGAINGVIFGSK; translated from the coding sequence ATGAACACGTTAGTTTGCAATCTCAAAGGAAGTATGGCCCGCAAAGCAGTTAAGCTGCAAGAAATGAGAAAACAGCGCGGTGTGACGCTGCTAGAAATTATCATCGTATTGGGTATTATCGGTGTTATTGCCGCCGGTGTGGTTATTCTGGCACAGCGTGCTTTTACGACACAGGATTTATCCGATATTCAGAATAATGCTAACAGCATCCGTACTTCTATGGTTGAAGCATTTAAAGATGAGGGTAGTTACCCTAAAGCAGACACTATTGTAGGGTTAACGAAATCAACTATTTCAACGGCAGCCTCTGAAACACCTATTGTCACCCTGGTGAAACTGGGCAAAATCTCCCCGGATGAATCATTCAACGGCGTTTCTAATGATGCATTCCAGATGGGTAATGCAAAAATAGACACGTCATCGTCACAGAACAAAGCATTTGTACTGGCAGTAAACGGACTGGAAACCGAAGAATGCCGTAATTTAATTTCTCTTATGGGTAATCAATGGGATTATGTTGAAGCATTGAAAGCTGATGCTGGTGCAGGCAAAGATATCACCTCGCTTGATGGCAGAGATCTTAGTGTTGCCAAAAGTGGCGCTGTCCTGAAATCACTGACCTCCGGTGAAATTAAAGCAGCAGACATCACTGCGTCAGGTATTTGTGATGGTGCTGGCGCAATCAACGGTGTCATCTTCGGTAGTAAATAA